Genomic window (Lewinellaceae bacterium):
AGTGAGAGTCTTGGTCACGCTGGCTATGGCAAAGGCATGCTCCGGCCTTATGCTATCCACGGGAGAGAGCGAGGAGATGCCGCTGCCCCCTGCCCATACCGCATCGTCAGGCAATTGGAGGGCTGCGCCTAAGCCTTTGATGTTCAGTACTTGCCGCATGGAGTCGAGCGTGCGTTGCAGCGCTTCGGCCAGCTTGGGATCGACAGTTTGGGCGGTCAAAATTTGGGTAGCCAGCAGACAAGCCAGCAAGCAGTTCCACTTCCGCATATCCTTAGCGTATTTTTTTGAATAAATTTGGTTGGCCCCACTAATGTATCGGCCAGCGTTGCCGGCAGGGGGTTAAAAATTGTACAACAAAAAAATGGCGGAATACTTCAAAGGAATGGTCAGGCAGGCGACACCGGGCAAGGAGGCCCTGGCCTGGCAAAGGCTTGCGGCCTGGGCCGGAAATGAGATAAGGTTTTCTTCCGTTTCAGAGGTGGATATTACATTGGATACCTCGAAGTTTCACATTACCCTGCCGCAGGCCGGCACGGAAACTTTCCGGGTGGATGGGAAGCCCTTTTCGGCACAGGCCGGGGAATACTTCATTTTCAACCCTCAGCAACACGTGCGGGCAGAAGGCGCTTTTAAGAAACCCGTGGAGGGCTATTGCCTTTTCCTCACGGAAAAAGCAATACTGGAAACAGCACATGTTATTGGCCAACCCATTGAATCAGCCCTCGATTCGCCTTTCTCCTATCCCTGGCAGCAGCAGGAGTTTATGGTGAAAAGTTACTGCTTGCAGGAAAATCCTTTTGGGCAGTATCTGCTGCGTTTACAACAAAATTTACGCCATAGCTCCAGAGAGCAGCTCATTGACTGGGATACCTTGTATTTTGAAATGGCAGCCGAATTCCTCCGAGCCCACCGCCAGATCGGCAACCAGTTGCAGGCTATCCCTTCTGTGCGCACGCTGACGAAACAAGAAATTTACCGCCGCTTAAGCCGCGCCCATGTTTTCATTCTGGAAAATTTTGCCGAGCCTGTTTCGCTGGAGGATCTGGAAAGGATAGCGTTTTTTTCCAAATTCCATATCGTGCGGCTCTACCGCCAGATTTATGGCCTGACGCCCTACCAACACATTCTGCATTTGCGGATAGGGCGGGCGAAAGAATTGTTGCGAAAAGATCATTCCCCGACGGAGGTGGCCCTGCGGCTTTCCTTTTCCGACCGCCGGGCTTTTGCGAAAACATTTAAGAAGATAGCGGGCGTTTCCCCTTCCGTTTTTCGACAAGAAAATTAGTGGCTAAATACGGTATTTCTCCTCCATCCTCTTCCAGTAGTTCCGGACTCTGCCCCGCGCCTGGGGGGAGCGGAAATTTTCCAGATACACCTCCTCCGGCGGTTCTTTGCCCGGGTGCTCCGCCTCCCAATCCAGGCGGGTTTCCCGGAAGCCCAGCTTTTTCAGGAAGGCGATGCTGCGCAGGTTGCCCCGTTTAACGGAGGCGGTGAGATAGAGCCGGTCCATTTTCCGAAAAAGAAACTCCTGGAAATACTGCACGGCCCGGAGCGGCAGGCCGGCACCTCGGTGGTTTTCGGCAAAAGCAAAGCCCATGGCGCATTTGCGGTGGTTGTAGCCGAAGTTTTCCCGGCTGAACTCGAAGGCGTGCAGGAGGCCCACATACTCCCTTTCTTTGCTCACCAGCCAGTCGGCGCCGCCCCGCTTGCCGGTATAGGGCATGACGATGCGCAGGTGGGCGACGTATTCGTAGAGTTGCTGCGGGTCTTTGAAGCGCTCGTCCACCCAGGGGTCGGGGTCGTTCCCGAACATTTCAAGGATGTGGTGGCGGTTCTCAAAATCCAGCATTTCGAAAGACAGCCCTTCCGGGGAGTCGGGAATATGGGGGAAGTTCCATATCGGCCGGCGGCCTATGTTGCGCTCCATGTAGGATTGCAGCCAGGCGGGGAGGGGATAACTGCCGAATTTGTTTTTTGCCATGGTTGAGTATCAGGCCTGCCAATAATTCACTCTAATTCCATCGACGCCACTGATAAGTGCATATCTCCTCCTGTTAACATAGTGATCTCATATTCCGCTACAAAATATTTATAATCACTATAATATTTCACCTTCCGGTCGACCAGCATTCTTATATATGCCTCTATTTCTTTTGCATTCAGTGTTTCCACTATCGTTTTTATGCTGTCTTCTCTTTCCTCTTCCGGCAGGTTGGCCGTGTTCCAGCACATGATTAAGAATGGCACGTACTGTTTGTAATCGGCTTCTGTTGTACATTCTTCAAGGAGATCAGCCCCAAAATCCAAGATCAATTCTGACACTTTAACGCCAAAAGTCCCATATTCTACCTCTGCTCCTTTAAACATCTCCGAGGATTCCAGCCTTTTTTTCAACTGCATATTGGGATTAGGGCGTTGCCTTCTTCTTCCCTGGCTTTTTCCGCCCTTTTTCTTTTTTCTTCTTCTTGATGTCGGCATCTTTCTTTTTTTTATGTTATTCCAAGTAGTTGGTTGTTAGCATTTTCTCACTTAACGCGGCTACCCTTTTAAGACTGGACAGCTTCGTATAACGTACACTCAAAGGTTCCTGCTGTGTCCGTACATCGTACACAACCCCGGCCGTCGCTGTCCGGTCTTAGGCGGGTAGCCCCTAACGCTCTACTCTATTTTTATCCATTTTTGCACTCCCGCATCCACCGCCAAAACCCGCCCATCCTCCGCTACTTCAAGGATTTCCTCAAACTGGGGCGCCACTACTACCCTACCCTGCTTGTCGATCAACCCCCACTTGCCATTCACCCAGCTCGAATATTCCCCATCGGCCCTGGTTTCACAATCCGGGCATACCGGAGCATAGCCATGTTCGAACGGGCGCGCTGCGGCGTACTGCGGGGGTATGCTAACCTCGCCCGTTTCCTCGTCCGCGTAGCCTATTTTACCATTCGCCACTATCCGGAAATAGCCGTCAGCAGGATAATCCGGGCCGTTGTCGTACGGAAATACTTCGTACAGGATTTCGCCCTTTTCATTCAGGGCCACAAACCCGGTACCGGGCTTTAGTGCGATGGTATAGCTTTTGGGGCTATCGGAAAAAAACGGGATGTAGGCTTCTTCTTCAACGATAGCATCCGCTTCGCTGGTTTTACCTGCCGAAAGGGCTTCCTGCTCTTTGGCCATATCGGCGGCTTTTTGTTCGCTGCCCGGTTTTGGAGCGCAGCTAAAGGCCAGCAATAGGACCAGCAAAAAATACAAAAAATTTAGTTTCTTGCCCATCTTTTTGATTTTTCTATGGTTCCTTCCCATTTTTTCGGAGGGAGCAATTTTGTTTTTTTCATTTCTGTAAGCTTTTGTATCCTTGCCCTAAATATAGCCCTTTTCATACTATTGCGCATTCCAGCCTGACATCCATTTCCTGAAAATGTACCGAAAAAGTAAGGAAAAAACGCCCCTCGTTGCAACGGGCATAAACTATTTACCACTTACCCGTCATTTCCGTCCACCTACCGGCTCTGCCTTGTCCGCCACGGCGCCCTCCTTCCTTTTCGGCCATTTCCCCGCGACCTTTGCATAGAATCGACTGGAAGGCGGAAGGCGGAAAGCGGAAAGCGGAAGTCGGAAGCGACCGTAGGGAGCCCCGCACCGACAAAGGAGGTCGGGGGCGAAAGTCGGAAGGCGGAAGCGACCGTAGGGAGCCCCGCACCGACGAAGGAGGTCGGGGGCGGAAAGCGGAAAGCGGAAGCGACCGTAGGGAGCCCCGCACCGACAAAGGAGGCCGGGGGCGGAAGGCGCAATAGAACTCCAGCCCTTCCTGAGTTGACAGTTGACAGTTGCCGGTTGATTAATTGTTTTTGTCTTAATCCACCAAAATCCAACTACCATGACCACTAATGATGTAAAAGAACTGAATCTGAACCTTGACGCCACCACCTTTAAGCCTTTGTTCCAAACCAACCCCATGAAACACGCCGCCGCCATGGCGCTCAACTGGGCGATCATCCTGGCGGCCATGTACCTGTGCACCCGGTACTTCCACCCCATCTCTTATTTTCTGGCGGTAATTGTCATCGGCGCCCGGATGCATGCGCTGGCGATATTGATGCACGACGCCACCCACTACCGGTTCCTGAAAAACCGGAAGTGGAACGACATCATCACCAATGTCACCACGATGTATCCGTTGTTCACCTCGCTGGAACAATACCGGCAGAACCACCTCCGCCACCACAAACACCTAAATACGGAACACGACCCGGACTGGGTGTCCAAACTGGGCGTGGAAGCTTTTCAGTTTCCCAAAACCAAAAAGGAATTTCTGTGGATTGTGTTTTCCTACCTCACCCTGTACCGGGGTGTCAGAGACGCCATCTGGTTCCTGAAGCGGTTTAGCGCACCTCAGAAAAAGCAGCCGGCACAGGCGGGGAACAAGGCGCTTAGGCTGGCGTTTTATATCGTTCTCTTCACCGTCCTCACTGTATTCGGCCTGTGGAAATACTTTGCCCTGTACTGGGTGGCCCCTTACCTGTCTACTTTCTTCATGTTCCAGTATGTGCGCAGCGTAGCCGAACATTTCGGGGAACTGGAGCACGATCACGCCCTCACTTCCTCCCGGACGGTCAAGGCCAACGCCCTGGAGCGGTTCTTCTTCGCCCCGCACAACGTGGGCTACCACCTGGAGCACCACCTGTATCCCGGCGTGCCGTTCTACAACCTGCCCGCCCTTCACCAATTGCTGATGCAGGAGGCCGAATACAAGGGTAAGGCGCACGTCACGCAGGGGTACTGGAAGGGGTTGATGGAGGAGTTGGGCGGGTAGAGGTAGACGCTGAAGCCGGTGAAGCGGGCTGTTGGTTCGTAGGAGTATTACTTGGTAGTGGGTTAATACAGCGGGCCTGGAGAGCCTGCCCTGCAGAATTGCGGGGCCCCCTCTCCATTTCCACTACAGTTTCAACGGATTTAACCCACTGCCAGTTTTTTGACATTGCTGTTCAACGCCGGCCAACACTGGCCGCCCCTTTCAAACTTCGTTTTTTCAGAAAAATCGTGATTGCCATAGCCACCCCCGCCGCCACCAGCAAGGCGGTGAAACTCAGCTTCAGGCTATCCATCCTGGACAGAAAACCAAGAAAAGCCGGGCTGATCAGAAAGCCCACATAGCCAAAGCCGGCGACAAATGAGATTCCCTCTGCTGAAGAGACTCCTTTGGTTTTTCCGGCCAGCCGGAAAAGCTCCGGGATGATCACGGAAAAACCCAGGCCTACCAGGCCAAAACCGATCAAAGATGGAATAAGCTCCGCCATCAGGATGCTCAAAAAACCCAACATGCTGATTAAACAGCCTCCAATAATAATGGTGGTTGCTCCATAACGCTTGCTGACGGCATCCCCGAAGAACCGCCCCAGGGTCATCGTCGCCGAAAAGATCACAAAACCCAGGCCAGTCGTCCGCTCGGAAGCGATCAATACCACCTCTTGCAGGTACAGTTTGCTCCAGTGTTCGATGGCCCCTTCGCTGCCCATGATCAGGAAGGCGATCATGGTAAGCCCCAGCAGCGGCTTCAGCAACCCGATTTTAAACGGCTGCTGCTGTCGTTCCACCTTTTTTCCGGGTATATTCAGGTAGGCTTTGGCCAACAGCATATTGGCCAGTATTACTCCGGCTATTACCCAAACCATGTGCGTAAGCGGCACCTCAAACCAGGTGATCACCAGGCTGCCGATCCCGCCGCCGATCACGCCCCCCAGGCTAAAGAACCCATGGGAAGCCGACATGAAATGCACGCCATCCTCCTGCTCTATTTCCGATACCAGCGCATTCATGGCAATATCGGTGAGGCAGGCAAACAAGCCGGCAACGTAGAGGGCGCAGCAAAGCCATGGGTAACTGGAGGCGGACAGCGGCAATAAAAAGGCCATGGATAAAACGACAATGCCGGCGAGCGTCGTTCTACCCAAACCCACCCGCCCGATGATGGCCGGCGAAATGGAGATCATAGACAGGGTGCCCAATGCAAAAAAGAACAAGGCAATACCGACCTGCCCGTCATCCAAAGCCAGCTTTTCCTTGACATAAGGAATGTACAGCACCCAGGTGCCGACCAGGATGTTGAGGGAGGCAAATACCCAGGCGGGGGCAAAGTAGCGGGGGGTAGACAGAATCAGCTGCAGGGAATTCATGGGGCTAAAGATAGGCCAATTTCAAGAGCTTGTCTTGTACATTATTTTGAAGGGATGGACGTAATTGGACTTTGGACGTTCTGGGAAATGCCTTTTGAGGGCCAGGTTTAAGTCGGACACGAGCGAAGCGACTGACAGAGTAAATCGGTCGCTTCCGACTTCACCCTTGGTTCGTCCAAAGTCCAAAACCTTCGAACTTGTCCAGTCTTAGAAAAATAGCCCTCAAACTTATCCCCCATCCCGCAACCTTTTTCCCAGATCACGTATACTATTCACATATATATTCGTTATATGTGCTGTGAAAGCAGTTGCCGGCTGCAGGTAGTCGTATTATGGTGCCCCCCCCAACTGTATCCCCCACCTACCTCAGAGCTTGTTGAAAGCGGATTCCCTACCCCTTTTTGGGGGCAGTTTCCCGTTTTAAGAAACAACAACCAACGATCTCCGTACAACTGCAACAGCGACGTTAGGCACGAGGAAAGAATAAAGTGTACAATTATGGCGCAGTAATTTTTGTGCCAGGCAAGGCGCGAAGAATGAGGATAGCCAAAGCTACCTGAGTGATGAGCAACGCAGCATGGCGCAAAAAGGACAAGCCAGAATGGACAGTTTATTCTTTCGTCGTGCCTTATATCCCAAAACGGGCAAGACCGATTCCAAAAACTTAAAACTGTGACATGAAAAGTCGTTTCATCATCCCAATGCTCTTATTTGTAGCCGGCACGGCGGCAATCGCCCAGCAGGCTGCCATCGAGGGGCAGGTTGCCATCCACAACAGCGAGTACATCACCGGCAAGGTGCAATACGTCGAAGGCGCCTTCGTCGGCGCGCTGAACACCACGACACAACCCACCGACAAAAAGGGGCGGTTCCAACTCAAATTTGCCGGCGTCGACCGCGGCAATTTCATAGATATTACTGTGGAGAAAACAGATTTGGAGGTGGCCAACCCCTATGACATTCAGGGCGTAGCCATTGGAAAAGAAGCTCCGCTGCACATATTCCTGATAGAAAAGGGGCAGCTCGAGCAGGCGAAAAAGGAACTGCTCAACGGCAGCGCCAGCGCGCTCGAGGCCCGGCGCGAAAAATTAACCGCCAGCTTGCGCCGGGGTGGCGAAGAAGCCAGGTTAACCCTGCTGGAGCTGGAAAAACAACTCAACCGGAAAATAACCGGCCGCTTCGAAGGGGAGAAACTGCTCCGGGAGCAGTCGGATGAACTGAAAAAGCGCCTTCCGGAAACGGCGGAAAACCTGGCGCGGACCAACCTCGACCTCGCTTCCGGCGCCTACCGGCAGGCCTTTGAGCTTTACCGGAATGGAGAAATGGAAGATGCCATCGCCGCGCTGGATAAGGCCGGGCTGGAAGAAGAGGCGGAAAAGGCCTTATCCCGCCTGCTGGAACTGGAAAGGAAGGGAAAAGGCAAACAGGCAGCGGAGGAGCGGGAAAGCGTGCGGCAGGCGGCAAAAGCCTATCAGCTTAAAGCGCAGGCCTGCCTGCTGGTTTTCCAGTATCAGGATGCGCTAAATGCCCATCAAAAAGCGGTGCCCTTGCTGGAAAAATCGGCAGAGGGAGACAACATCGGCCTGGCGGAAGCTTATGCTGAAATGGCGTTCAATTACCTGCTGCTCCGCGAATATGCCAACGCGCTCTACTACCAGCAAAGAAACGTAAAAATTAAAGAGCGCCTGCTGGGCCCCGACGCCCCGGAGACAGCGTCTTCTTATAACCTCCTGGCGGATATCTACCGGGATTTGGAGGAATATCCGACTGCCCTGGAAGTTCAGCAAAAAGCGATAGCCATCCAGGAGCGGGCGCTGCCGCCCGGCCATCCCGATTTCGCCGTTTCCTATGCCGGCCTGGCCAGTATCTACCGCCTCATGAAAGAATACAGCATGGCAGGGGAGGCTTTGCAAAAAGCGCTGGCCATTCAGGAACGGGTATTGCCCCCCAACCACCCCGATGTCGGCCTGTCTTACCATACGCTGGCCGAAATCCACCTGGAGGGGCAAGCTCACAGCCAGGCACTGGAAGCCCAGTTGAAAGCGTTGTTCATCCAGGAGCGGGCGCTGCCGCCCGGCCATCCGGATATCGTTCAGGCCTACAACACGCTTGCCCGGGTATACCACAACCTGGGCGACTACCAACGGGCGCTCGCCATACAGCAAAAGGTAATTTCCATGCAGGAGCGGGTACTGCCGCCCGGCCATCCCGATATCGCCGATTCCTATCACAACCTGTCGTCCACTTTCTACTTCCTCAACAGCCTGGACAGCGCGATTCATTATGAACACCAGTCCTACACCCTCCTGCAGGAGCAACTGCCGGCTTACCACCCCCGCATTCAGGCCGCCGAAGCCTCTTTTGCTTTCCTTTACACCACCCGGGGAGAACGCCTGCAATCCGCCGGCTTATACCAGGAGGCGATAAAAGACCTCCGGAAAGCCCTGGAATTCCGGCCCGACAATGAGGAAGCCAAAAGCAGAATAAAGCAAATGCAAACCGGCGAAAAGGACCCGCCGGAGGCCCTCGCCCTCAGGGGCAGCAATACGAGCCGGCCTGCTTCCCAACGCAGCCCCCGGGTACCCCCTAAAACAGAGGCGCCCTCGCCATCCCTCGGCACCTTTCAGGTGACGAAGGCGACCAGCCTGAGGGCGCTGCCTACTTCTTCCTCGGCCGTGATCAACAGGCTGGCGGAGGGCGATCAGCTACAAGTGGTGGAAAAAACGGAATATTACTGGTGGAAGGTCGTCGATAAGGGGCGGGTAGGGTATGTGAAGGCGTTGTTGCTGGAAAAGGTAAAATAGGCGCCGGTCATATATTAACGGTGCGGCTAAACTGATGTACGGTTGGTTTTCAAGGGCCCCAGGTGTTGTTTTGTTTCCTCAAAATACTACCTTTAACAAAAAACACCATGCCCCACCTCACCGCCAACGGCGCAAAACTCTACTACGAAGACACCGGCCAGGGCGCCGAAACCATCGTTTTCTCCCACGGCCTGCTGTGGAGCGGCCGCATGTTCGCCGATCAGGTCAGCCACTTGAAGGATCGCTACCGCGTCATTGCTTATGACCACCGGGGGCAGGGCCGCAGCGAGGTAACCCCCAACGGCTACGATATGGACACCCTCACCCAGGACGCCCTGGCCCTTCTGGACGCCCTGGGCGTGGAGCGCTGCCACTTCGCCGGCCTGAGCATGGGCGGATTCGTTGCCCTGCGCCTGGCCTCCCGCCACCCGGAGCGGATACAGTCCCTGATCCTGATGGAAACGACGGCCCAGCCGGAGCCTGCAGAAAATGTGCCCCGCTACCGCCTGCTCAATACCATCGTCAAGCTGCTGGGAACCTGGGCGGTGAAAAGGCCGGTCTTGAACATCATGTTCAGCCAGGCTTTCCTGCACAACCCCGCCCGCAAAGCTGAACGCCGCCACTGGGAAAAGGAACTCACCGCCAACAAGCGGACCATCACCCGCGCCGTGCAGGGCGTCATCGACCGCGAAGGGGTGCCTCCGGAGGCTCTGGCTGCTATCCAATGCCCCACGCTCATCATCGTCGGCGAGCAGGACGTAGCCACCGTGCCTGCCAAATCGGAATACCTGCACGAACACATCCCCAACTCCCGGCTGGTGCGCATACCCAATGCCGGCCATACCTCCAGCGTGGAAGAGCCGGAGGCGGTGAATAAGGCGATCGATGGCTTTTTGGTTGAATGACTTGATGGTTTTCCCACCGAAACAATCGAACAATTTAACCATACAGCCATTTAACCATCTAACAATTTAACCATACAGCCATGTAACCATACAGCCATGTAACCATACAGCCATGTAACCATACAACAATCCCCCCCCTCCTACATCCCCTCCAGCAATATCTTCCCCACCTCCGGATCTTCCAATATCGGCAGCAGGTTGGCGCTGTTGGGCTTGGCCGGGTCGGCCAGGTCCTGCACCATGGTGAGGCGGATGTCGTTGGGAAGGTAGCTCAGTTTGATAAAATCGATGACGTTTTGAAGTTGCCGCTTGTCCAGCGGCCGTTTGGCGAGGGTGAGGTAATTGACCAGGCGGGTGCAGATGGTAGCCAGGATGTCTACCCGCAAAGACTTTTTCATGACGGTGCTGCGCAAAGGCTGCCCGATCTCGCTTTCGAAATCCCCGGCGTTGCAAATGTCCTGGGGTTTGAGCAGGGCGCGCAGTTCCTGGTTGACAAAGGCGATGAAGGTAGCGGCAGTGTTTTGGTCGAGACACGAGTCGGCCAGAGTGCGAACCAGGCCGAGGTTGGCGCCCAGGTTGGCAATCTCGGCAATGGTTTCGAAGAACTGGACCAGGGTGCGCGGTGTGGTGCGCAGGCCGGTGACCACCTCCGGGTAGGTGAGCACGAAGTCGATGCCGCGGGAATCTACGCCGTTCTGTTCCGCCCACTTGGCCCATTCCCGGGGGTCGAATTCCAGGGTGATGTGCATCATGCGGGTGACCATGGCGTCGTCCATGGGCGTCACCGAGTAGTCGCCCCCGTCCGGGTTGGCGGTGAGTACGATCTGCCATTGGTGCGGCAGCTTCCAGCTGACCAGTTCGAAGTTTTGCAACAACTGCATGATGCCGCGCAGGATGCGGTCGTCGGCCCGGTTGACGTCGTCGATGAGCAGGATGCCGGGGCCTTCCTGCCGGGGCACCCATTCCGGTGCCCGGAAGACGGTACGCCCCTCTTCGATAGACGGCATGCCCACCAGGTCGCCCATCTCCTCAAACTGGGCCGGGGCGATGTAGCGGAACTGGTAACCCTCTTCTTCGGCCAGGGCCTGCACGATCTCCGTCTTGCCGATGCCGTGCTTGCCCCAGATGCAGATGGGCGTCTTGCGCTGCCCGCGCGCCTCGGCCCGCATATTGGCATGCAGGACGTGTTTGACAAAGGCGATCACTTCACCGGCTTTGGCCCGGGTGCCGTAGTATATGTAGTCGTATTGGGCTTGTTTGGCCATTTATGGTTTGCTTTGAGCCTTCAAGTTAGGCATTTCCAGGCAAACTTGGCTACCCTTCTAACGTCGGCAAGAATTAATTCACCAAGGCGGAATCCTTTGGCGACCTCCTCCATGATCGTTTCATTATGTGGCCATTCCGGCACATTACCTGACCAAAGTATCAATTACTTCCTCCGTCTCATCCCTGGGTTCAGGAGCAACCAGAGGCGGCTTACCCAGGGCGGTATCATCCATGATCTCATTTTCTTCCTGTTTTCGCCCGGCATCCACCTCGGTTTCCGTTTCGGGCTCCTCGCCAGTATCGGTAGTTTCCGGAAAAAGCAAAAAAGCAAAAATGGCGATCAGCAGGGCCAGGCCCACCCAGGAAAGCGGGTGGCGCAGTATCTTTTTCATGATCTTTCGTTTATAGCCTCAGGGCATCAATTTTTCTGCGGCTCTACTTCTTCCTCGTAGTATCCGGATAGCAGCTTATGCGGCACGTCGTTTTCTGCCTCGGAAATGGCGTTCATCAGGTCGTCGGCCGTAGCTACTTTACCTTGTTGAAACTCTTCGCGCAAGCGCTCCAGCCGTTTTATCGCCCGTTCGAGTTTTGTTTTTACTTCCCCTTCCATCCCCTTGCCTTCGTTGACCAGCGCGTCGATGCCGGACTGAAGGTGGCGGGAGACAGCCTCCTTATCTCCCTTTTCAAAGGCTTCCATGGCCTCGCCGAAAGCCTGCACCGACTGGTTGGCGTCGGTGACGGCTTTGTCTTCAAAAACCGTGGTATTCTCCTTGGTGCGCAGTTTTGCCTGTTCAGATGGGTCCGGCGCCCGGTTGCAGGCAGCCAACCCCAGGATGGCGACGACAACAATTAGGATCTTTTTCATCATGTTACTTTTTTAAAAACTGTCTAAGTTAATGCCCATAGCATAGCCTCTTGCGAAAGCTATGCTATGGTTGGAAAATCAAAGGATTATCCTTGATTCTTTTTCATTTCCTTCATTTCCCGTTCGGCTTTTTCCCTGCCGTGCATCCTGCCCGCCTTCACCTCGTTGCCGTGGGCGTCGAAAACCACTTTCTCGTGTTCGGCCCCTTTCATCAGGTCGACATGGTAGTAGGTTTTTTGTTTGCCGTCTTTGTAGAACGTAGTAGTCATGTGGTCTTTGCCGGGAGCCCAGCCCGGGTAATGGATGGCTATCGACCGGGCCACATTGTGAGGCAGTGCTACGTTTTTGGCGTATTCGTGGGCGGACACCAGGTTGCCATCGGCATCGTAGGTAGCCTCGCCGTCAAAATTATTGCCTTTGACCGTCAGATAATACGTGTCGTATTTGCCATCCATGGGTTTGTTCTTCGTGATCACCCATCCTTCTTCCATGATGGTCACCGGCAATGCCTTGTATTCTGTGATGGTAGCATCGGGAAAATCCTTTTCCACTGAAGCCAGCACGACGGCCGGCACTTTCTCCCTGGTAAGTTTGGCGGCGAAAATCTCATCCTGGGCGGAAACAACCCCGGCTGCCAGCAGCAGCAGGGCGAAAAGAACGATTTGCTTTCTCATTTCAAAATCAGTTTTAGTGAATTAAATCTGGTGAAAAGACCAGCGGCCTAAGCCGGGCCACAATAATTTTTCAAAAAAACTTCACCAGAGTCGTGGCCCCAGCAGGAATCGAACGCTGCACCCCCGGGTAAAGGGCCCGGTACGCTACCGTTACGCCATGGAGCCTGAAATTGCGGTATTGCGAACCAAAGACCAGAAAGGAAGGCGGGGCCACTTTCTCAGCGAAAAAAAAGATTGTACTTTTAGCGAAAAAATATGGCCAACCCCGTCCCCAAATCTCTGGAAGAAGTCCATGCCAGCGTAGAAACCCGAAATAAGGGCTTCTTCCGGAAGCTCTTCGCCTTTATGGGGCCGGCTTATCTGGTAAGCGTAGGCTATATGGACCCCGGCAACTGGGCTACCGACATAGCCGGGGGCAGCCGCTACGGCTACGCCCTGATCTGGGTGCTGCTCATGTCCAACCTCATGGCGCTGCTGCTGCAAAGCCTCAGCTCCCGGCTGGGGGTGGTAAGCGGGCGCGACCTGGCGCAGGCCTCCAAAGAAACTTACAGCCGTCCCGTCAATTTTGTATTGTACCTCCTGGCCGAAATCGCTATCGCTGCGACTGACCTGGCGGAAGTGCTGGGCATGGCCATCGGCCTGCAGTTGCTCTTTGGCCTGCCCCTCTTGCACGGGGTGCTGCTCACCTTCCTCGACACCTTCCTCCTGCTTTTTCTCATCCACCGGGGCATGCGCATTATGGAGGCCTTTGTCCTGGCCCTCATCGGCATCATCGGGATGGCCTTTCTGGTAGAAATGTTCTTTGCCAAACCGGATATTGGGGCACTGGCCCTGGGTTTCGTCCCTGATATTCCCGACGAGTCGGCGCTTTATATCGCCATCGGCATCATCGGAGCGACCGTCATGCCGCACAACCTCTATCTGCATTCTTCGCTGGTGCAGTCCCGCAAATTCGACAACAACCTGGCGGATACCAAGGGGGCGCTGCGCTTCAATTTCATCGATTCGGCCATAGCCCTCAATATGGCCTTTTTCGTCAACGCCGCCATCCTGATCCTCGCCGCCGCCACCTTTTACAAAGCCGGGATGTACGAGGTATCCGAAATTCAGGACGCCCACCGCTTCCTGCAGCCGCTGCTGGGGTCGAAGCTGGCGCCCATTTTCTTCGCCGTTGCCCTGATCGCC
Coding sequences:
- a CDS encoding tetratricopeptide repeat protein, which codes for MKSRFIIPMLLFVAGTAAIAQQAAIEGQVAIHNSEYITGKVQYVEGAFVGALNTTTQPTDKKGRFQLKFAGVDRGNFIDITVEKTDLEVANPYDIQGVAIGKEAPLHIFLIEKGQLEQAKKELLNGSASALEARREKLTASLRRGGEEARLTLLELEKQLNRKITGRFEGEKLLREQSDELKKRLPETAENLARTNLDLASGAYRQAFELYRNGEMEDAIAALDKAGLEEEAEKALSRLLELERKGKGKQAAEERESVRQAAKAYQLKAQACLLVFQYQDALNAHQKAVPLLEKSAEGDNIGLAEAYAEMAFNYLLLREYANALYYQQRNVKIKERLLGPDAPETASSYNLLADIYRDLEEYPTALEVQQKAIAIQERALPPGHPDFAVSYAGLASIYRLMKEYSMAGEALQKALAIQERVLPPNHPDVGLSYHTLAEIHLEGQAHSQALEAQLKALFIQERALPPGHPDIVQAYNTLARVYHNLGDYQRALAIQQKVISMQERVLPPGHPDIADSYHNLSSTFYFLNSLDSAIHYEHQSYTLLQEQLPAYHPRIQAAEASFAFLYTTRGERLQSAGLYQEAIKDLRKALEFRPDNEEAKSRIKQMQTGEKDPPEALALRGSNTSRPASQRSPRVPPKTEAPSPSLGTFQVTKATSLRALPTSSSAVINRLAEGDQLQVVEKTEYYWWKVVDKGRVGYVKALLLEKVK
- a CDS encoding AAA family ATPase; the encoded protein is MAKQAQYDYIYYGTRAKAGEVIAFVKHVLHANMRAEARGQRKTPICIWGKHGIGKTEIVQALAEEEGYQFRYIAPAQFEEMGDLVGMPSIEEGRTVFRAPEWVPRQEGPGILLIDDVNRADDRILRGIMQLLQNFELVSWKLPHQWQIVLTANPDGGDYSVTPMDDAMVTRMMHITLEFDPREWAKWAEQNGVDSRGIDFVLTYPEVVTGLRTTPRTLVQFFETIAEIANLGANLGLVRTLADSCLDQNTAATFIAFVNQELRALLKPQDICNAGDFESEIGQPLRSTVMKKSLRVDILATICTRLVNYLTLAKRPLDKRQLQNVIDFIKLSYLPNDIRLTMVQDLADPAKPNSANLLPILEDPEVGKILLEGM
- a CDS encoding alpha/beta fold hydrolase, giving the protein MPHLTANGAKLYYEDTGQGAETIVFSHGLLWSGRMFADQVSHLKDRYRVIAYDHRGQGRSEVTPNGYDMDTLTQDALALLDALGVERCHFAGLSMGGFVALRLASRHPERIQSLILMETTAQPEPAENVPRYRLLNTIVKLLGTWAVKRPVLNIMFSQAFLHNPARKAERRHWEKELTANKRTITRAVQGVIDREGVPPEALAAIQCPTLIIVGEQDVATVPAKSEYLHEHIPNSRLVRIPNAGHTSSVEEPEAVNKAIDGFLVE